In Spirosoma pollinicola, the genomic window GTCGACAGCCTGTACGGTTCCGAAGCCGCCAGTGACGCAGCCCGACGGTTGAGTGCTTCGCTGGGTAGCGTGGTCGTGATTAGTGGGGCAACCGATTACATCATTCAGGGCGAGCGAACAGCCACCATCAAAAACGGGCATTCACTCATGGCCAAAGTTACCGGCATGGGCTGCACCGCTACGGCCCTGACCGGTGCCTTTGCCGCCGTCAATTCAGATTACTTCCTGGCCGCCACGCACGCGATGGCCGTTATGAGTATTGCGGGTGAACTGGCCGTTGAGAAAAAACCAGCTCCCGGCAGCCTGCAACTCAACTTCCTCGACGCCCTCTACGAACTAACCGAGGCCACTATTACGGATCGACTCCAACTGACCTACGCGTGAACGGACTGTATTTAGTAACCGATAGCGGCATTGCCCATCAGGCGGGCCATACGTTGCCTTTCGTAGTCGAAGAAGCCTGTCGGGCAGGTGTTCGATGGGTGCAACTGCGCGAAAAAGACCTGACTACGCGTGCCTTTCTGGAACTGGGCGTTGCGCTGAAACACATTACCCAACACTACGGGGCGAAGCTCATTATCAATGACCGTGTCGACATTGCCCTTGCCGTTGATGCCGATGGCGTTCACGTCGGTCAGGACGATATGCCGCACCAACTCGTTCGGTCGCTCATCGGGCCAGGCAAGATCATTGGCCTGTCTATCAACAATATGGACGAATTGAAAGCCGCTCAGGGTGCCGATCTGGATTACCTTGGGATCGCCACCATTTTCCAGACCGGCACCAAGCAGGACACTTCGAGCCTGCTTGGATTAGACGGTTTGACTGCCATTTGCCAGCAAACCAGCTTACCCACCTTTGCCATTGGCGGGATAAATGCGACCAATAGTCAATCTGTAGTAAAGGCTGGAGCCTCAGGAGTGGCTGTTGTATCAGCCATTTGTGGGCAAACGTCGCCATATGCGGCTAGCCGGGAGTTAATTAAGCTATTCAACGGCGTGTAAGTTGAGATTCGCTCTTTCGCCCTTTCACTCTTTTAACTCCATGAAAACATACGCACGTGCCCTTACCATTGCAGGCTCGGATAGTGGCGGAGGAGCCGGTATTCAAGCCGACCTCAAAACGTTTGCCGCACTAGGCTGCTACGGCATGTCGGTGATTACCGCGCTGACCGCCCAGAATACGAAGGCCGTTACGGGTATTATGCCGGTATCCCCAGCGTTCATTGACGAACAGATGAAAGCGGTATTGAGCGACATTGGTGTCGATGCCGTAAAGATTGGCATGCTGCACTCGGCCGAAGTCATTGAACAGGTGGCCAAAACACTGGTCGAGTTTGGGGTAAAAACCATCGTGCTCGACCCCGTTATGGTGGCTAAAAGTGGGGATAAACTTTTGCTGGACGAGGCCGTCGACGCGCTCAAGACGCACCTTTTGCCCATCGCGTCCATGATTACGCCTAATCTGCCCGAAGCCAGCGTATTGCTCGGTCGCCCGGTCGAGACACTGGCCGATATGCAGCAGGCCGCCATTGATTTGGCAATGCTCTGTCCGGGGGCCATACTCATGAAAGGCGGTCACTTAACGACAG contains:
- the thiE gene encoding thiamine phosphate synthase, with amino-acid sequence MNGLYLVTDSGIAHQAGHTLPFVVEEACRAGVRWVQLREKDLTTRAFLELGVALKHITQHYGAKLIINDRVDIALAVDADGVHVGQDDMPHQLVRSLIGPGKIIGLSINNMDELKAAQGADLDYLGIATIFQTGTKQDTSSLLGLDGLTAICQQTSLPTFAIGGINATNSQSVVKAGASGVAVVSAICGQTSPYAASRELIKLFNGV
- the thiD gene encoding bifunctional hydroxymethylpyrimidine kinase/phosphomethylpyrimidine kinase, encoding MKTYARALTIAGSDSGGGAGIQADLKTFAALGCYGMSVITALTAQNTKAVTGIMPVSPAFIDEQMKAVLSDIGVDAVKIGMLHSAEVIEQVAKTLVEFGVKTIVLDPVMVAKSGDKLLLDEAVDALKTHLLPIASMITPNLPEASVLLGRPVETLADMQQAAIDLAMLCPGAILMKGGHLTTDESTDLLYISAREQHSFPTVRIQTGNSHGTGCTLSSAIAAGLARGLSVVDAVTEAKDYLTQALRTGAVYKLGHGHGPVHHFFNVWQ